The following proteins are co-located in the Tripterygium wilfordii isolate XIE 37 chromosome 2, ASM1340144v1, whole genome shotgun sequence genome:
- the LOC120014818 gene encoding translocon-associated protein subunit alpha-like: protein MAMKHFRALFLVLLLIACPLLQVARCQSESDSDVEVAEAVEGGDLGIVGEDVQDFDDGNFGPAPGIDTVCVFPRNSAKLVTPGEETELLVGMKNDGESSVNVIAIKASVHLPYDHRLLVQNLTAQAFSNASVPASVQATFPYVFAVSKFLQSGTFDLVGTIFYEIDQHPYQSTFYNGTIEVVESGGFLSIESVFLFTLGIALLVLLGLWIHGQIQSISKKTKRTSKVEVGTGTRDASLDEWLQGTAYTQSLSGKSKKKK from the exons ATGGCGATGAAGCATTTTAGGGCTTTGTTCCTGGTCCTCCTCCTCATCGCATGTCCTCTTCTGCAAG TTGCAAGGTGTCAGTCTGAATCTGATTCAGATGTGGAAGTTGCAGAGGCTGTTGAAGGGGGTGATCTTGGGATTGTGGGTGAGGATGTCCAGGATTTTGATGATGGGAATTTTGGCCCAGCTCCAGGAATTGATACAGTTTGTGTGTTCCCAAGAAACAGTGCCAAAT TGGTCACTCCTGGAGAAGAGACTGAATTACTAGTAGGAATGAAAAATGATG GGGAATCAAGTGTGAATGTAATTGCGATTAAGGCCAGTGTTCATCTACCTTATGATCATCGTCTGCTGGTCCAGAATCTCACTGCTCAG GCCTTTAGCAATGCATCTGTGCCAGCTTCAGTTCAGGCGACTTTTCCATACGTATTTGCTGTCAGCAAGTTTTTGCAG TCTGGAACCTTTGACCTTGTAGGAACCATCTTTTATGAGATTGACCAGCATCCTTACCAGAGCACATTCTATAATGGTACCATTGAAGTTGTTGAGTCTGGTGGTTTCCTCAGCATTGAGTCAGTATTTCTGTTTACCCTTGGAATTGCCCTTCTTGTCCTCCTCGGTTTATGGATTCACGGTCAAATACAGAGCATTTCCAAG AAAACTAAGAGGACTTCGAAGGTGGAGGTTGGAACTGGGACTAGAGATGCTTCACTGGATGAATGGCTTCAG GGCACTGCTTACACCCAATCATTGTCTGGCAAAtctaagaagaagaagtag
- the LOC120012203 gene encoding uncharacterized protein LOC120012203 has protein sequence MIEEKEIGTSEQNLLEPPHVQYGWKEEELINEASLLPFKLSHQDHLTGQPIPVANKTSEYSDCRAIHVSENHAWNKKGFSMNLLAIHGTEAYSMVTGTVFCDQCKDGERSLFDYPIYGIKVMMACADSSGQITMSREETTNWVGNYAMRFDGTPDLSNCYAQVLPSTGGEGSMGCGVGAGPAQKLRLMFRMFGMEMYAVDSLLSQPAQPMSFCPKSANPLPSPPTPVRPAPEPVTPVRPSPEPVTPVRSPPNFRLPPLPPLPPLPPMPPLPFLEASACSHQYWTMPQYKCYWRAVNPETKVAVIFGVLAAQKYGNDITLWQALQGRGDPYRTLLREATTALLNSYDSLLFPYHTLDVLTHMNWALMGSQRSVLLTGLRFLRANSGSADVTCKFTPCQ, from the exons ATGattgaagagaaagaaatagGAACAAGTGAACAAAATTTACTAGAACCCCCGCATGTGCAATATGGTTGGAAAGAAGAGGAACTGATAAATGAAGCATCTTTACTTCCCTTCAAGCTTTCCCACCAAGATCATTTGACAGGCCAACCAATACCCGTCGCCAACAAAACTTCCGAATATTCTGATTGCAGAGCTATCCACGTCTCAGAGAATCATGCTTGGAACAAAAAGGGTTTTTCCATGAACTTATTAG CCATTCATGGAACTGAAGCATATTCAATGGTCACTGGCACTGTCTTCTGTGACCAATGCAAGGATGGTGAAAGATCCCTCTTTGACTACCCTATTTATG GAATCAAGGTTATGATGGCCTGTGCTGATAGTAGTGGGCAGATCACAATGTCAAGGGAAGAGACCACGAATTGGGTTGGGAACTATGCAATGAGATTTGATGGAACACCAGATTTGAGTAACTGTTATGCGCAGGTTTTACCTAGTACCGGTGGTGAGGGCTCAATGGGTTGTGGTGTGGGTGCTGGTCCTGCTCAGAAACTAAGACTTATGTTTAGGATGTTTGGTATGGAAATGTATGCTGTGGATTCTTTGCTTTCTCAGCCTGCTCAGCCCATGTCATTCTGCCCCAAATCAGCAAACCCTTTGCCTAGCCCTCCAACGCCTGTAAGGCCAGCTCCTGAACCGGTTACGCCAGTAAGGCCGTCTCCAGAGCCAGTCACACCTGTGCGCTCTCCTCCAAACTTCAGGCTTCCCCCATTGCCACCACTGCCTCCATTGCCTCCAATGCCACCATTGCCCTTCTTGGAAGCATCAGCCTGCAGCCATCA GTACTGGACAATGCCACAATACAAATGCTACTGGAGAGCAGTGAACCCTGAGACGAAGGTTGCGGTCATCTTCGGGGTGCTTGCAGCCCAGAAATATGGGAACGACATTACGCTGTGGCAAGCATTGCAGGGCAGGGGAGACCCTTACAGGACTCTACTAAGGGAAGCAACAACTGCACTCCTCAACTCCTACGATAGTCTTCTATTCCCTTACCATACACTTGATGTTCTCACACACATGAATTGGGCCCTGATGGGTTCCCAGAGAAGTGTCCTCCTTACAGGTCTAAGGTTCTTGAGGGCCAACTCTGGTTCTGCCGATGTCACCTGCAAGTTCACTCCTTGCCAGTGA
- the LOC120005076 gene encoding dirigent protein 23-like, which yields MAKLCNLLVLVSLMAVLKWAQAEQSWANRVVGEKETVTNLQFYFHDTFTGNNPSAIVVVSLNSTKQNPATFGSIVMADDPLTVTPDPNSKLVGRAQGLYGSAGQTELSLIMDISLIFTDGFYNGSSLSISGINPASNPVREIPIVGGTGIFRMARGFAIARTYSFNLTSNDAVVGYNVTIFSS from the coding sequence ATGGCAAAACTGTGCAATCTCTTGGTTCTAGTCTCTCTCATGGCAGTCCTAAAATGGGCTCAAGCCGAGCAAAGTTGGGCCAACAGAGTTGTGGGAGAGAAGGAGACGGTGACCAACCTCCAATTCTACTTTCACGACACGTTCACCGGCAATAACCCAAGTGCCATAGTGGTTGTTTCACTCAATTCCACAAAACAAAACCCTGCAACCTTTGGTTCTATCGTAATGGCCGATGATCCGCTGACTGTAACGCCAGACCCGAATTCGAAGCTGGTGGGAAGGGCCCAGGGTCTTTATGGGTCAGCCGGACAAACTGAACTCTCTCTCATAATGGATATCAGCTTGATATTCACGGACGGCTTCTACAACGGAAGCTCACTCAGTATATCTGGTATCAACCCGGCTTCCAACCCGGTCCGTGAGATTCCCATAGTGGGTGGGACCGGAATTTTCCGGATGGCCCGTGGTTTCGCCATTGCACGCACATATTCTTTTAATTTAACCAGTAACGATGCTGTTGTGGGGTACAACGTTACCATTTTTAGTAGTTAA
- the LOC120005188 gene encoding protein XAP5 CIRCADIAN TIMEKEEPER yields the protein MSGMGDGYVGTAQDAVRIRRLEKQREAERRKIQELKSKSASDKGQTGLLQFGSGTSEILETAFKKETVGLVTRDEYVEKRVTIRNKIEEEEKEKLQKLQQEEEELQMQKRKKRKIKGSRLSFVDDIEDGENKNEEPNNFGRLKLGKDPTVETSFLPDSEREAEEQSERERLRKQWLREQEQIRNEPLEITYSYWDGTGHRRVIQVRKGDSIGEFLRAVQQQLAPEFREIRTTSVENLLYVKEDLIIPHQHSFYELIVNKARGKSGPLFHFDVHEDVRTIADATIEKDESHAGKVVERHWYEKNKHIFPASRWEIYDPTKKWQRYTIHGD from the exons ATGTCGGGCATGGGAGACGGATACGTGGGCACGGCCCAAGATGCCGTTAGGATCCGACGGCTCGAGAAGCAGCGAGAGGCGGAGCGTCGGAAAATTCAAGAGCTCAAAAGTAAGTCGGCTTCCGACAAGGGACAGACGGGCCTTCTGCAATTCGGTTCCGGCACCTCCGAG ATTCTTGAGACAGCGTTTAAGAAGGAAACTGTTGGTTTGGTGACGAGAGACGAGTATGTTGAGAAG AGGGTTACAATTCGAAACAAAATtgaagaggaggagaaggagaagctTCAAAAGTTACAGCAAGA GGAGGAAGAGCTTCAAATGCAAAAGCggaaaaagaggaaaattaAGGGAAGTCGGCTATCGTTTGTAGATGATATTGAGGATGGGGAGAACA aaaatgaagagcCAAACAATTTTGGGCGCTTAAAATTAGGCAAAGATCCCACAGTTGAGACAAGCTTTCTTCCTGACAG TGAGCGGGAGGCAGAGGAGCAATCTGAGCGTGAAAGGTTGCGGAAACAGTGGCTTCGTGAGCAAGAGCAGATTCGAA ATGAGCCCCTTGAGATTACGTACAGCTATTGGGATGGAACAGGCCATAGACGTGTGATCCAA GTACGCAAGGGTGATAGCATAGGAGAGTTTCTTCGGGCTGTTCAGCAGCAACTTGCGCCTGAGTTTCGAGAAATTCGAACAACATCAGTGGAGAATTTACTATATGTGAAAGAAGATCTCATCATTCCTCAT CAACACAGTTTCTATGAGCTAATTGTCAACAAGGCTAGGGGCAAAAGTGGACCG CTGTTTCACTTTGATGTCCACGAGGATGTTCGTACGATTGCTGATGCTACAATAGAAAAGGATGAG TCTCATGCTGGGAAAGTTGTTGAGAGGCATTGGTACGAGAAGAACAAACATATCTTTCCTGCGTCAAGATGGgag ATATACGACCCAACAAAGAAATGGCAACGTTACACCATCCATGGAGATTGA
- the LOC120011326 gene encoding dirigent protein 23-like, which translates to MAKLCKLLVLVSLMAVLKRAQAEQSWANRVVGEKETVTNLQFYFHDTFSGNNPSAIVVVQPDSTKQTRIRFGRIVMADDPLTVTPYPNSKLVFRAQGLYGSAGQTKLSFIMDMSLRFTDGCYNGSSLSISGINPASNPVREIPIVGGTGIFRMVGGFAIARTYFRNFTSSDAIVGYNVTVFDSKGFEL; encoded by the coding sequence ATGGCAAAACTATGCAAGCTCTTGGTTCTAGTCTCTCTAATGGCAGTCCTAAAACGGGCTCAAGCAGAGCAAAGTTGGGCCAACAGAGTTGTGGGAGAGAAGGAGACGGTGACCAATCTCCAATTCTACTTTCACGACACATTCAGTGGCAACAATCCAAGTGCCATAGTGGTGGTTCAACCCGATTCCACTAAACAAACCCGTATTCGCTTTGGTAGAATAGTAATGGCCGATGATCCGCTGACTGTAACGCCATACCCGAATTCGAAGTTGGTGTTCCGAGCCCAGGGGCTCTATGGGTCAGCCGGACAGACTAAACTCTCTTTCATAATGGACATGAGCTTGAGGTTCACGGATGGTTGCTACAACGGAAGCTCACTCAGTATATCTGGCATCAACCCGGCTTCGAACCCGGTCCGAGAGATTCCCATCGTGGGTGGGACCGGAATTTTCCGGATGGTGGGTGGTTTCGCTATTGCACGCACCTATTTCCGAAATTTTACGAGTAGTGATGCTATTGTGGGGtacaatgttactgtttttgaTAGTAAAGGCTTTGAGCTTTAG
- the LOC120014829 gene encoding peptidyl-prolyl cis-trans isomerase-like — MATNPKVFFDMTIGGQPVGRIVMELYADTTPKTAENFRALCTGEKGIGRMGKPLHFKGSSFHRVIPGFMCQGGDFTAGNGTGGESIYGAKFADENFQKKHVGPGILSMANAGPNTNGSQFFICTAKTEWLDGKHVVFGKVVEGMDVVKAAEKVGSGSGKVSKPVVIADSGQLS, encoded by the coding sequence ATGGCGACGAACCCTAAGGTTTTCTTCGACATGACGATTGGCGGTCAGCCAGTCGGCAGGATCGTCATGGAGCTCTACGCTGACACCACCCCTAAGACTGCGGAGAACTTCCGTGCTCTCTGCACCGGCGAGAAGGGCATAGGCCGCATGGGCAAGCCCCTGCACTTCAAGGGCTCTTCCTTCCACCGTGTGATCCCAGGATTCATGTGCCAGGGAGGAGACTTCACCGCCGGCAACGGAACCGGCGGCGAGTCGATCTATGGTGCGAAATTCGCTGATGAGAACTTCCAGAAGAAGCACGTGGGCCCGGGCATACTCTCCATGGCTAATGCTGGTCCTAACACCAACGGATCTCAGTTCTTCATCTGTACCGCGAAGACTGAGTGGCTCGATGGGAAGCATGTGGTGTTTGGAAAGGTTGTTGAGGGGATGGACGTAGTGAAGGCTGCTGAGAAGGTCGGATCGGGATCTGGAAAGGTCTCGAAGCCAGTTGTGATCGCCGATTCTGGTCAACTCTCTTAG